In Cryptomeria japonica chromosome 1, Sugi_1.0, whole genome shotgun sequence, the sequence CACTTTTTTACCAAAAAATCTTAGCCAATTCACACCACATCACTATATGATCACTAGTGTCATCCTTATTTTTGTATATACTCATTAATTTATCTTTACTTAACTCTACATCAATTAATTTTAAGTGTGTCTTGACTCCTTTAACTAAATTTATTACTAtaatattaatttctttatttaataCATTAACACTAAATATATTGACATGACATGTTTTTATCCCTACAATATGCTTTTGCAAAATTATCATAAATTCTTAAATACTAACCATTGTTTTAGCTACAACAATACAAACTATGTTAAGAAAGTGTAATGATTAACTAACTTTAGATTATTTGTCTTGTTACTAAAGAGTTAAATTTTAAGTAGCTATTATTTCAATACGCTAACCtaatgaaaatattaatttaataaatattttttttcaatgatAAGATAAACACCTACATCATGGGTGATTCTCTCTAGATATCATGATTCATTTATTTGGTAtgaaatgattttattattttttagttcCATTTAAAAGTATCAAATTATTTAACTTGGAACCATTTCTCTTAAGAAGAGTGGCATTGCTAATCTTCCTATTACCTCATCAAAATCaattcaatatattttttttaactatTTTGTTCTCCATTTATAAGGAAAATAATAATAttgttgttcatttccattagtcttcaattataatattaatttgtGAGGAAATAATGCTTAACCATAGGAAAGATCTATTAAGATTAATAGGAtctcaattaaaaaaaatatttctcatTTTCTTAAAGTATGATCAAAACAATGGATGTCTCCTTTATCCATAGACACTAGTCACAAGGGAAAAAATGTATTGGATTTATTTATAATAGTACTATTTTATTAATAACTCATACTCAACAAAGTACAACTTTATATATTATAAAGTTCCAAACATGATATTAGATGGATTTATTCTATTTATATACTAGTTATTCTAATACTATATTTTGAAGTGTAGTGGATTATACAAATTTGGACCTGTTTTCTTCAAATATTCCACAATATCTCCTTTCACAACTACTTTATACAATTGTGGATGATGTTTGTCAATCATCTCTTTTGGACAACGGATTTCAAATTCATCTAAAAAGTCATGAAAATAAGCCATTGATAGtctatttttgtttgattttccaTACACCACACGATGTTGAGCACTGCGATACCTCCCATTACTCCACATCTGCAATAAACTATATGTTATATATATCACTTGAAAATTATAATGACATATTAATTTGTGAAATTTACCATTacatattttaatgtttaaatctttATCTACAATACTATATGCGCAAGCATAATATTATAAACAATAGatataaattatgtatatataaatatctatatgttGTCCCTAAAGTTTGGCTCAAGCATTCTAGTGCCAATGTGAAGTTTATAGGGTTTCCCTACTAGATTTCTCTAGTTATGAAAAAAATCTATATATTATTATAAACCttccaaaaaaattaattttcattttcatgtaattaggattgttaaaaaaataaacaaaaaaaactatttatAAGTAGTTATCCAAATTTTATTATAAAACCTTGTGAACAAAATTAGTGCTAAATATATCATTTTAATATGAGTGTTCTTTTTCAAAAAGTAGACGAAAATTATCTAATATATCTTTGATTATATTTAACATATATTGTATTATTGTTCATAtattaataagaaattaatatttttttataatttatattagtTGTGAAGAAACTCTAGAGATCTAGCTACATTAGAGTTTTACGTATTTAGTGTTTGTATCACACTCTACATagtctatcatcaaaatgaagagaatatccaatggTTGTGATAGCACTTGTCTATTTAACGTCTaatatttttgacaatattttaacaatagttgtgactttaaagttgttattgttgataatgACTACCCACAAATGAATGAAGTGTATCCCTTAGATATAAAAAGCGACGGattatatgatgccacatcaaGACACCAATAAAACTTGACTTAGTGCACaagtattggtctcacttttttagGGCCTTTTAGaacaccttgacaaaaagcatgatgatgtggcatcatattcaATGGTGTGACCCTGACACCTTacttataagcaagggacttgcccaAGTAAGGTGCTGTAAAAAAATAGGAGTGATTAAAAAATTTTAGTAAGAATTTTGAGAAGCACAGAAATTTTGAGAAACACAAAATTAGGGTGCTCAACTAATAAATCCTCTCCCCTAATAAACCATAAAATATGATTAAATTTACGTGAAAATACAATTGTCTTTTCATAAAGAATCTGAGGTCCCATGTAAATGATAGGCTGGTTGAACGCACATAAAAAGTTTAAACAGTTAATGATCATTACTTTCAGTTAGTTTAAGTTCTTATTTCTAAAAACGTAATCTGGTTATATCTAGAAGTATAAGCTTAGTGTGTGATTTAAGAGAATACATAATCTAGAGAAAAGGATTAGGCATTCGAAAAATCTACCTGTAAAACGTCACCGATGTTAATAACAAAAGATCCGGGCACAGGCTTAGTATATATCCATTTGTCTTGCTTAGTTCGAATCTGGAGACCTCCAACATCATCCTGGTACAGTATTGTGATGCACGAGATGTCTGTGTGAGCTTTGGAGATCATCTCCTTTTCAGTGCTCTTGTCATAGTAATTCATCCGAAGATTTCCATACGATTTCTCAAACAGTTCTGATGCAGACTGGCTTGAAATGTCCACACCCAGACTCCAAACAAGGAGCCTCAGAATTCTATGAGAAAGTTCTCTCACTTGAGTTCTGTACGCATTCAACTCCTCGCTGTACAAAAAAATAAGAGACGATGTAAAAATACAAGCAGTGAGTTTTTCAAAATAAAAGAATCTgcaaacaacatcattaccagaaTGCTGGGTTTCCTTGTGGCCATAGTCTAGCAGAGATTTCTTCAACTGAGTTAGGAAGCAGGTGATCCCATGGAAATACCATGTTCTCAGGCGTGGTGTCTTTTGTGACATCATGTACTTCAAATGGACCATACCCAGCGTTGAAAATAGGGAAAATAGCTCTGTTCTTGATTTCAGCAGGCAGTGCAAACATATCTCTAATCCTTCCCTCTACTGCCTGAACAAGAGTTGGATTAATTCCATGGTTAATCACCAAGAAGAAACCCAACTCCTGGCAAGCCTTCCTGAGCTTATTAAACTCCTCACTTTCCAGCTGTTTTATATCAACATTTTGTGAGCCGGGAAAGAGAGAGAGGTCGATAACTGGAATATCAGTTCCATTAAGTACCTCCATGACTGCTCAATCTATGCGCAGAGAGATTTTATTGAAGGTTGAATGTTGAAATCAGTATCAGTTTGTGTTTATATAGGAAAGATTCTGTATGGAAAAGTTAAACATCATCTTATGCCCACTTCCACAATTGATCACCCTTAGAGAATTCAAGAaggaaaataatattattataatacatCCTCTATGACAAACCGGTATATTATTACCACATTTAGTAGAAAATCTCAAAAACAGGAAGAACGAGGACATTACTAATGCAATTTTCAACATGATGACAGTCAGAACAAATCAATGTAACATAAAACAACAAGATGGCATAAAGAagaaagtgaaatattaataaaataattctcAATGAAGCCATCATCACATGCGTGGGTGCACGACTTTCTCAACCAGTGTAAGTGCAGCTTCCAGAAATTTAGACCTTTCCCAGGCACAATCCATTATTGCAGTTTTGTCCACCTCTCTCCCATTGTTTATTATTATTCTAGAAATTTAGATAATTCCATGAATAGGTTTCCCTAAAACAAGTCAGAGCTAACGTTTACATCAGTTTAATATGGTCTatgtattatataaaaaataaaaattagtataGTATAGAGAGTCTAATAGTTGAACATTCATTTTGTGCTTATAATATCTAGTCATCTTTATAACATATGTATtctatatattgtaaataaattatCTATATGTAAATCAAAAAATTACCAAATATTGATGAAAATGGACCAATACTGAAGCTCACTAACAAGTGGCTGCCTTATAATCATTGTTAGATGATCTTTTTCCTTTAGTTTCTATTCATTGTAATCTCCATTGATTCAATACATGAAAAATAAAAGAGGGTGAAATAAATAAtcttttgtttcaaataaaatatcatagatATTCACTATAAGTGTGGcatttataaaataagatgttCACTTAAACAAGTATTGTTATAATAGTGAAAATATATTCTCTTATGTGTACAACAATTGAGGTAGCAATGCATATGCATTagagtatttcatattaataatttgtatTATCACATATATAAAAGGTAAGTACAATAAACaccttgtatttttccatgaaATGAGAGGGATTGTCAAATGGTtttagtgttcaactattggtccatttTTGTGGGATAATAAGTTGAATTTTGTATAATAGTgtgttgtattcttttgttaaaCTATTGGTCCTtttgtgttggatataaaagttagagataacaaacatttatgattactaataagtatttggtccatttaagttgaatataagttatatttttaatacataaaaaaattatattctacTAATAACAAACGTTATATTTTTATTCAACTATTAAGGGTTTTTAGATGAAGTTTTGGCCAAatattttgaaagttattttttGGACACTTTGCACTACATGTGTTATTTTGAtgagttgcatgatgagtcacaccttcaaaccatagttgtagatagttaagtgtccactttacatttctaaaaaaatggaGGTCTTACATATTCCATGTAATGACTACACATTGAAAGTTAGTGCGCACAACTATGGTCCTCTCCTCTATATATATTTAATGTTATATATAAAATATGTTgagacattgttggcatttttgatgattatgttgtgattgtcattgatggacacacacttgctatgagatcactttttgtatgtatgagttatgctcaaccagtatttgtttcaaaccggttttatgttatagtctttagactatcagtgtcttgcagaaagtgtttactgatctcaagtggcatgaggacctcaagcggtttgaggatctcaagcggaacggagcaaaggaactagaagcgacagttatcattttctcagtcttcatttctatcaaccggtaatctgttaaaccagtattactttgagttaccaaccggcaatcGGTAAAGTtttataaaccggtaatactctgtgatgagttaccaactggtatatctttgtgatgcgttaccatccaccgacactttgatggtgattttgtgtcgtgttaccaaatgtgtctagatacaatgaacctaggaacttgcaatgtaatcctattggactgacatgaaatcagattccttgtaaggacatcatgtctagggttttaatgttTGTGTAGCTATTAGGGcttgaagtggttgatgagttcttgtatgtgcaatcttaacaaaaagatcaagtctgtgtactgtagcaaagtgtggatttactgaagactgaagtaatgctgaaatgcattagcaataagctatcatggatctaaccaagtagactgtgctatttgctagattattcacttgttgattactcacatctttgacaagttagaaacccttaaccgggtaggcccaaaaaagcctttgtaaatcctctaacaaggtgattcacatctgtggatctaaaatcctctcacaaggtagtctttaatcggacttatctcctaacagagattgagattcttaacaggatctgttctggtaaagaacattgtatgaccttaaccggtttggttactattctacagatagttacttgtgagtttcatctcaccgtggtttttcccatttgggtttccacgtcaaaatctcttgtgttatggtgattgtgcttttgtgggtgaatgccttacttgctgtttggtttgcatttgtgttaactggtttgttagttaaattgttataccggtttactgttagactgataaagtgtttgagtacagtaatttttggtatactaagtcaccccccccctcttagttttcatcAAACATATCCTTCTCAAGTCACCTATTACACCTTAATGTGAgaca encodes:
- the LOC131048096 gene encoding jasmonate-induced oxygenase 3-like, whose product is MEVLNGTDIPVIDLSLFPGSQNVDIKQLESEEFNKLRKACQELGFFLVINHGINPTLVQAVEGRIRDMFALPAEIKNRAIFPIFNAGYGPFEVHDVTKDTTPENMVFPWDHLLPNSVEEISARLWPQGNPAFCEELNAYRTQVRELSHRILRLLVWSLGVDISSQSASELFEKSYGNLRMNYYDKSTEKEMISKAHTDISCITILYQDDVGGLQIRTKQDKWIYTKPVPGSFVINIGDVLQMWSNGRYRSAQHRVVYGKSNKNRLSMAYFHDFLDEFEIRCPKEMIDKHHPQLYKVVVKGDIVEYLKKTGPNLYNPLHFKI